The window ACTAACTTTGAAAAAAGACGGTGGAGTCATTCAAACTTTTCCGATTGCAGTCGGAAGAATGTTATTTAATACTCCCGTAGGAGATTACGTAATCGTTAATCGCGCCCCAAATCCTGGAGGACCTTTTGGAGCTATGTGGTTATCTCTTTCGAAACTATCTTATGGAATTCACGGAACGAATGACCCTTCTTCGATCGGAAAAGCCGTTTCAAGAGGTTGCGTCCGAATGTATAACGAAGATGTTTTAAAACTATCTTCGATTGTTCCAAACGGGACTGCTGTATATATACGTCCATAACAAAAAATCATAATAATGTTACGAAACTGTTAAATATCACATTTTTACTAGTAAATTAGTAACACAAAAATCTCCCACTTTGTATCAATTAATATTATAATAATCATCATAAATATATTAAAAACGTAACTGATGAAATATCACAATTGCTTGTTTTTTGGTAGTGACCAAGAAACAAATTATCTTGGGTACCTAATTAGTTTGAAAAGAGGGGAAAATGGCAACGTACAATCGATTCGTTAAGCAATTAATCTTTAACTATATATTCGGCTCATCCATTGCAGTTATCGGCATTGGTGGAGTTATGATTTTTACTACGTTAGATCTATCATTTATAGAAATTAATATTATGGCATTTATTCTAGTTATTTCATTTTCTGTCATGTGTATTGCAGAACTAATAATGTTTAAAAAACACCTTCAGCCGATAAAAAGCGTCTTTACATCTGAATTACCTTCTTATTCAGAGTTAAAGGAGAAATTTATCTATACGCATCAATTTCCAACCTTAACAGTTAAACGTATTTTAGGACCGCACTTTCTAGGTATTACCTTACCAGCGATAATTTTAGCTGTTTTATTTATTCACATAGGATGGCTTGAGATGCCTTACAGATATGTTTTACTTGCAACTACTGGAGCAATGTTAATTGCAGGAATGCATGCTTTTATTGAGTTTTTCTTGACGACAAAAGCTATTCAGACTGTACTATTACATTTTAAAGATTTATCAAAAAAACATTATAATATGTCCCTTTCACTAGAAGGGGAAGTACTTGTTTCAATAAAAAATAAATTTTTGTTCAGTACACTATTTATCGCTATTTTCCCTTTGATGTTGTTTAGTTTAGCTACTCAGGTTAGATTTGACATGATGCTGATTGACGCAAACTTTTGGGACTGGGCAATCATTATTTTAATAATGGCCATATTCTTTTCTTTTTTGGGTGCATATATTTTATTCAGAGACATCATTCAGCCTATTAACCAGTTAATTGAAGGTATGGAGAATGTAAAGCAAGGAGAACTTACTCGTTCTACCGATCTATATGGTGACGAATTTTCTCGAGTGATTTCCGGCTTTAATTCAATGGTAGAAGGTCTGAAAGAGCAAAATGAAACCAATCAATTACTTATTGAAAGTTTTTATCAAACTTTAACTACTACTCTTGATGCAAGAGATCCGTATACGGCGGGGCATTCTTTAAGAGTTAGTAAACTATCTGAATTAATAGGACAAGAAATCGGGTTAAATGAAGAAACGTTAAAGCAACTAAAAACTTCCGCCCTACTACACGATATTGGCAAAATCGGTGTAAAAGATCAAATATTATTAAAAGATGGGAAACTAACAGAAGAAGAATTTAACGAAATAAAACGACATCCTGTATTAGGTGCAAAAATTTTAGAACAAGTTATGCCGAAAGATGCAATGGCACCATTAATCCCTGGGGTAAGGAGTCACCACGAACGGTTAGATGGAAAAGGATACCCTGATAAATTAATTGGTGATGAGATTCCTCTTTTCGGTAGGATTATTGCAGTAGCAGATGCTTTTGATGCCATGACTTCAGACCGACCATATCGAAAAGGAATGAGTAAGGAAAAAGCATTATCGATCCTTATTGAAGGAAAAGGTTCTCAATGGGATCCACAGTTTGTAAATGCCTTTTTGAAAGTGATTTGTAACGAGGAGCTTGGACGCAAACTTTAGTGACGGTTTAAGCTTCTTTCTTTTTCATGCCAAAAGTAGTATAATAAATTACAAAAATGAAAGGAGCAAACACTTTTATGCCAAATAGTTTCCAAAAGGCTGATTCCTCCATACAACCTTCTGTTGAAAACCTCTCTCGCGCGATATTTACGGTTAATAAACATGCGAAAACTGCGCCAGACCCTTCTTTTTTATACTTATTAAAAAGAAAAGCGATTGAAAAGTTGTTATTAGAAGGAAAAGCAATTAAAAAAGGACTACATTATTCAAGAAATCCGAAAAAAAGTCATCAACAATCAGATGTATTAATTCAAGCAGGAGATTATTTTTTCCACATTCCTTCTACAAAAAATGACTTCGCCGAATTACCTCATCTAGGGGAGCTGGATGAACAATATCGAAACCCAAAGACATCCATGTCACTTTCCACAGCAAAAAAATTATTACAATCCTATGTAAGCATATCACCACCTAGCGAAACCAATAATCTTGCTTCTAACCATAAGCGTACTACTTATCAAAAACCTGTCTTCAAACGCTTAGGAGAAAGTTATCGTTAAAAACAAAAACTACCCCATTTCGTAAACAAATGAAATGGGGTAGTTTTTTTATATTTTTGGCTGTGTTAAAGTTCGCTGTTGATTTCCGTCCAAGGCTTCGCTTTCCGCGGGCGGTAAAAAGGAAGGTTATTTTCACTGTCGTGAAAAAACCTACTCCTCGGCGCAAGCGTCTGTGGGGTCTCGCATTCCCCGCTTCTCCCGCAGGAGTCTCAGCCTTGGACGGAAATCAACAGGTATTAGTATTTAATTATCAATACTAAACTTAACAAAGCTATATTTTTAATATTTCATCCATAACCTGTATTAATGAACTAACTTCTGGTTTACTTATTTGTGCATCTGCACCAACATAATTACCTTTATGTCGAAGCTGTTCACTTATTAATGAAGAGAAAATAATCACAGGAGTTGCTTTTAATTCCTGATCTTCTTTTATTCTTCTTGTTAAATTATGACCATCCATCTGAGGCATTTCAATATCTGTTATTAGGATATCCAATTTCTCTTTACCCTCTTTCACTTTTTCCTCGAAATAATGCCATGCCTCCGCACCATTTTCAAATAACTTAACGTGTGTATACCCCGCTTCTTGCAACGTGTCTAACAAAAGCTGACGTAACATAGGAGAGTCTTCTGCTAGTGCAACTTTTTTAGTATTTCTTTTTTGTTTATGTTCATTCGTCATATTCACTTTTGTTAAATTAGGATAAATTTCATACATTACTTGTTCTACATCTAATAATAGCATCATCTTATCTTCTAATTTTACAACACCAGTAACATAATGATTTAGACCACTATTAATTGTTGTTGGCTTCTCCATCTTCTCCCATGTTAAACGATGAATCTGTGTGACGTGATCTACTCTCAAGACAATTTTCATCTGGTTAAATTCTGTAATAATATATTTGTCATTTTTTGCATCACTATTATCAGGAAGATTTAATGCTGTTCGTAGTTTAATTACAGGAAGAACTTCCCCTCGTAATTCTACAATTCCTTCTATAAAAGGATGTGCATGTGGAATTTTCGTTACAGCTATCGGTTGAATTATCTCTCTTACCTTTAACACATTTATACCAAAGCTAGAATTCTCTAAATAAAATTCTAAAAATTCTACTTCGTTTGTCCCTGTATCTAATAAAATTTCTCGTTTATTATTCATACTGTACGCCCTTCCCCATTCGATGTTTATCTTTATTATATATCGGTTTACATAGTCATTTTTCAAGTTTTGAAAACTATTTAGTATAATTATATCTTTTCACACAAAAACAACTCTACATCCAACCAAATGGGATGTAGAGCTGTTATTTCACTTCACTCTTCTTGCAAAGTCTACAAATTTAAATTTATCTAGTCGATGCCTTGATTCTGTATACTGAAAAAGTGTAGCGTCGTCTAAATAAACAAAATTTTTCACGACTACGATATGTGTATGACCATTTAAATCTAATAGACGTTTATCCTCTTCCGTTACTTCTTCAATTGTAACTTCTTTCTTCGCAAAGCTTATTTGTAATTGCAGATCCTCTTCTAAATATTCATAAATAGAAGTCTCACAAATTTCTTTTGTAAGCTGTTCCACGTGTGTTTGTAAGAAAAAATCTTTGTCTAGTATTATTTTTTCCCCATCCACACTTCTAGTTCTTATAACACCCCATACTTTTTCATTTTCTTTACATTGTAAATTGGTTTGTAACACGTTGTTTGATTGGATAATATCCAATGCATGAACTTCTGTTACCCACTTCCTACCCATTTTAGAGGAAAGCTCTTTAAAACTAACTAAACCTGAAATCGGAAAGTTGTATTTATTAAGTTCTAATACAACTGACCCTTTACCACGTATTTTTTGTA is drawn from Bacillus alkalisoli and contains these coding sequences:
- a CDS encoding L,D-transpeptidase family protein; amino-acid sequence: MSFLAIHIVRPGETLNSIALDYRRTFQQLLQANPLPNPNLIYPGQQIIIPNLPPKESIPYSIEVSINGRKLTLKKDGGVIQTFPIAVGRMLFNTPVGDYVIVNRAPNPGGPFGAMWLSLSKLSYGIHGTNDPSSIGKAVSRGCVRMYNEDVLKLSSIVPNGTAVYIRP
- a CDS encoding HD-GYP domain-containing protein — its product is MATYNRFVKQLIFNYIFGSSIAVIGIGGVMIFTTLDLSFIEINIMAFILVISFSVMCIAELIMFKKHLQPIKSVFTSELPSYSELKEKFIYTHQFPTLTVKRILGPHFLGITLPAIILAVLFIHIGWLEMPYRYVLLATTGAMLIAGMHAFIEFFLTTKAIQTVLLHFKDLSKKHYNMSLSLEGEVLVSIKNKFLFSTLFIAIFPLMLFSLATQVRFDMMLIDANFWDWAIIILIMAIFFSFLGAYILFRDIIQPINQLIEGMENVKQGELTRSTDLYGDEFSRVISGFNSMVEGLKEQNETNQLLIESFYQTLTTTLDARDPYTAGHSLRVSKLSELIGQEIGLNEETLKQLKTSALLHDIGKIGVKDQILLKDGKLTEEEFNEIKRHPVLGAKILEQVMPKDAMAPLIPGVRSHHERLDGKGYPDKLIGDEIPLFGRIIAVADAFDAMTSDRPYRKGMSKEKALSILIEGKGSQWDPQFVNAFLKVICNEELGRKL
- a CDS encoding YkyB family protein, yielding MPNSFQKADSSIQPSVENLSRAIFTVNKHAKTAPDPSFLYLLKRKAIEKLLLEGKAIKKGLHYSRNPKKSHQQSDVLIQAGDYFFHIPSTKNDFAELPHLGELDEQYRNPKTSMSLSTAKKLLQSYVSISPPSETNNLASNHKRTTYQKPVFKRLGESYR
- a CDS encoding chemotaxis protein, whose product is MNNKREILLDTGTNEVEFLEFYLENSSFGINVLKVREIIQPIAVTKIPHAHPFIEGIVELRGEVLPVIKLRTALNLPDNSDAKNDKYIITEFNQMKIVLRVDHVTQIHRLTWEKMEKPTTINSGLNHYVTGVVKLEDKMMLLLDVEQVMYEIYPNLTKVNMTNEHKQKRNTKKVALAEDSPMLRQLLLDTLQEAGYTHVKLFENGAEAWHYFEEKVKEGKEKLDILITDIEMPQMDGHNLTRRIKEDQELKATPVIIFSSLISEQLRHKGNYVGADAQISKPEVSSLIQVMDEILKI
- the treR gene encoding trehalose operon repressor — its product is MMNNKYSSIYEYFVDEIENKNLKPGFKLPSEHKLMEQFDTSRETVRKALSLLAQNGYIQKIRGKGSVVLELNKYNFPISGLVSFKELSSKMGRKWVTEVHALDIIQSNNVLQTNLQCKENEKVWGVIRTRSVDGEKIILDKDFFLQTHVEQLTKEICETSIYEYLEEDLQLQISFAKKEVTIEEVTEEDKRLLDLNGHTHIVVVKNFVYLDDATLFQYTESRHRLDKFKFVDFARRVK